A stretch of the Rhinoderma darwinii isolate aRhiDar2 chromosome 3, aRhiDar2.hap1, whole genome shotgun sequence genome encodes the following:
- the LOC142750415 gene encoding uncharacterized protein LOC142750415 produces the protein MCWGQLRVLKKEMMMIMDVRVLLLILLTVAPCDVEGRVTRRPAVNTSTAILRPATLEEILGYTAVSVFDAFLFAVIGALIYFIYKLHQFVCQDPAEGELKEVVVEKPAAPEKEPSAKIAALSENLKNNVAQIPVAPKLELNAFMTTPKKDLKNDVAQIPVAPKLELSAFTTTPKKDLKNDVAQIPVAPKLELKAFMTTPNKNRKNDVAQIPAAPKLELSAFTTAPKKDPKNAVAQIPAAPKLEPSAFMTAPKKDLKNDVAQIPVAPKLELSAFTTTPKKDLKNAVAQISAAPKLELSAFATAQKTDASVKEQRAITTPPCEDLENAVAHQPVAWREIPKLEHTAFMTTLSELLNKRCGQ, from the exons ATGTGCTGGGGACAGTTGAGGGTTTTGAAGAAggagatgatgatgataatggatGTGAGAGTTTTGTTGCTGATTTTGCTGACAGTCGCCCCCTGTGATGTGGAGGGTCGAGTCACTAGAAGACCAGCAG TGAACACCTCTACCGCAATCCTGCGACCAGCCACACTGGAGGAAATCCTCGGTTACACCGCTGTCTCAGTATTTGACGCCTTCCTGTTCGCTGTGATTGGGGCCCTGATATATTTTATCTACAAATTGCACCAATTTGTATGTCAGGACCCAGCAGAGGGTGAGCTAAAGGAAGTTGTTGTGGAGAAGCCGGCTGCTCCAGAGAAAGAGCCTAGTGCAAAAATTGCCGCTTTGAGCGAAAATCTAAAAAACAATGTGGCCCAGATACCAGTTGCTCCAAAGCTAGAGCTGaatgcatttatgaccacaccaaAGAAAGATCTAAAAAACGATGTGGCCCAGATACCAGTTGCTCCAAAGCTAGAGCTGAGTGCATTTACCACCACACCAAAGAAAGATCTAAAAAACGATGTGGCCCAGATACCAGTTGCTCCAAAGCTAGAGctgaaagcatttatgaccacaccgaATAAAAATCGAAAAAATGATGTGGCCCAGATACCGGCTGCTCCAAAGCTAGAGCTCAGTGCATTTACCACTGCACCAAAGAAAGATCCAAAAAACGCTGTGGCCCAGATACCAGCTGCTCCGAAGCTAGAACCGAGTGCATTTATGACTGCACCGAAAAAAGATCTAAAAAATGATGTGGCCCAGATACCTGTTGCTCCAAAGCTAGAGCTGAGTGCATTTACCACCACACCAAAGAAAGATTTAAAAAACGCTGTGGCCCAGATATCAGCTGCTCCGAAGTTAGAGCTAAGTGCATTTGCCACTGCCCAAAAAACAGATGCTTCGGTTAAAGAGCAAAGGGCAATAACCACCCCACCATGCGAAGATCTGGAGAACGCTGTGGCCCATCAACCAGTTGCCTGGAGGGAAATACCTAAGCTAGAGCACACTGCATTTATGACCACTCTGAGTGAACTGCTAAATAAACGCTGTGGTCAATAA